From a region of the Tenggerimyces flavus genome:
- a CDS encoding fluoride efflux transporter FluC, whose translation MDEPRSRGSRRPADHEVDCQIRGNVDPKIDPDIDPDIDLSMPHQRRVFGRGFRSGQCPVVLVVGVGGAVGAAARHGADLLWPTAVSAFPLTTLWINVAGCVLIGVLMVIVAEVSSAHRLMRPFVGTGVLGGFTTFSAYAVDIQQRLQNGSAGIGLAYLGLTVLAGLVAVWIAAATARRLLVRKARKRR comes from the coding sequence GTGGACGAGCCGCGCAGTCGTGGCTCGCGACGACCGGCTGATCATGAGGTCGACTGCCAGATTCGCGGCAACGTCGACCCCAAGATCGACCCGGACATTGACCCGGACATCGACCTGTCCATGCCGCATCAGCGGCGGGTGTTTGGACGCGGGTTCAGGTCCGGTCAGTGCCCGGTGGTGTTGGTGGTCGGTGTGGGCGGCGCGGTGGGCGCGGCGGCCCGGCATGGCGCTGATCTGCTGTGGCCGACGGCTGTGTCAGCGTTTCCTTTGACCACGCTGTGGATCAACGTCGCTGGGTGCGTGCTGATCGGGGTGCTGATGGTGATCGTGGCCGAGGTCTCCTCGGCGCATCGGCTGATGCGACCGTTCGTCGGTACCGGGGTGCTGGGCGGGTTCACCACTTTTTCTGCCTACGCCGTCGACATCCAGCAACGCCTGCAGAACGGCAGCGCCGGGATCGGCTTGGCCTATCTCGGCCTCACTGTGCTGGCGGGACTTGTCGCGGTGTGGATAGCGGCGGCGACCGCCCGCCGCCTGCTGGTGCGGAAAGCGAGGAAACGACGATGA
- a CDS encoding DUF190 domain-containing protein: protein MTRLHGRALRMTVFVGESDTWHHKPLYTEIVHRARKGGLAGATVFHGIEGFGASSIIHTTRLLSFSEDLPAAVIIVDDEDRIRAFLPALDELVSEGLVILDEVEVFRYVGRQAGTGKAGGATGASAGASAGEAG, encoded by the coding sequence ATGACCCGGCTGCACGGCAGAGCGCTCCGGATGACGGTGTTCGTCGGGGAGAGCGACACCTGGCATCACAAACCGCTGTACACCGAGATCGTGCACCGCGCCCGGAAAGGTGGGCTGGCCGGTGCGACCGTGTTCCACGGGATCGAAGGTTTCGGCGCCTCGTCGATCATCCACACCACCCGGCTGTTGTCGTTCAGCGAAGACCTTCCCGCGGCGGTCATCATCGTCGACGACGAGGATCGGATCCGGGCCTTCCTCCCCGCGCTGGACGAGTTGGTCAGTGAGGGCTTGGTGATTTTGGACGAGGTCGAGGTCTTCCGCTACGTCGGCCGCCAAGCAGGGACAGGAAAGGCTGGCGGGGCGACGGGGGCGTCTGCGGGGGCGTCTGCGGGTGAGGCAGGGTGA
- a CDS encoding dihydrofolate reductase family protein: MGKSILYMSMSLDGFITGPDDGPGKGLGTGGVRLHEWLGEPTSELPHFDPPGLSGQVFAEGMATGAAVVGRKTFDYAGRWGGDHHGVPIFVPTRGTPPAPQSGWVHYVPDVATAMREAKAAAGEKDVMVHGADLAQSLLREGLIDELEIHLIPVVLGDGRRLFGADRVELELTRVLDAPGVTHLRYRVAP, translated from the coding sequence ATGGGGAAGTCCATCCTGTACATGTCGATGTCGCTCGACGGGTTCATCACCGGCCCGGACGACGGCCCGGGCAAGGGGCTCGGGACCGGCGGCGTCCGGCTGCATGAGTGGCTCGGCGAGCCCACCTCCGAGCTGCCGCACTTTGACCCGCCGGGGCTGAGCGGGCAGGTGTTCGCCGAGGGGATGGCTACAGGTGCGGCCGTCGTCGGCCGCAAGACGTTCGACTACGCCGGCCGCTGGGGCGGCGACCACCACGGTGTGCCGATCTTCGTACCTACGCGCGGAACACCGCCGGCGCCACAGAGCGGCTGGGTCCACTACGTGCCTGACGTCGCGACCGCGATGCGCGAGGCCAAGGCAGCCGCCGGCGAAAAGGACGTGATGGTGCACGGCGCCGACCTCGCGCAGTCGCTGCTGCGCGAGGGCCTGATCGACGAGCTGGAGATCCACCTGATCCCGGTCGTGCTCGGCGACGGGCGGCGGCTGTTCGGTGCCGACCGTGTCGAGCTCGAGCTGACGCGCGTGCTCGACGCGCCCGGTGTCACACACCTGCGCTACCGGGTAGCGCCATGA
- a CDS encoding universal stress protein, whose protein sequence is METCSGVNVMDHMDQRIEQRVQSCPPAQRQPVLVVGYDRHPAAQRALRAAADLAVLLQAHVVVVHVVDAEDYPIDSDAADWDEHAEQDVADQRAQVAALLASHPLPWTFQTDHGAPGRRLLELATNRHALMIIIGTARPRWGAHVLTGSVAKYLRRHGDRPFC, encoded by the coding sequence ATGGAGACCTGCAGCGGAGTCAACGTCATGGACCACATGGACCAACGCATCGAGCAGCGAGTTCAGTCGTGCCCTCCTGCGCAGCGCCAACCGGTGCTCGTGGTGGGTTACGACCGCCACCCTGCCGCCCAGCGTGCCCTGCGCGCCGCGGCGGACCTGGCCGTACTCCTGCAGGCACACGTCGTTGTGGTGCATGTGGTTGACGCGGAGGATTACCCCATCGATTCCGACGCGGCCGACTGGGACGAGCACGCCGAACAGGACGTCGCCGACCAGCGCGCCCAGGTCGCCGCCCTGCTGGCCAGCCACCCGCTGCCCTGGACGTTCCAGACCGATCATGGTGCCCCCGGCCGGCGGCTCCTGGAACTCGCCACCAACCGACACGCTCTCATGATCATCATCGGGACGGCGCGGCCCCGCTGGGGTGCACATGTGCTCACCGGCTCGGTCGCCAAATACCTCCGCCGCCACGGCGACCGGCCTTTCTGCTAG
- a CDS encoding DUF6247 family protein encodes MAVVSLVTSRPESSDPAGPRHHPLDATPVEVRAALAAVSIDDAERFDAEWSHALDVARDRLDLTELDDVLQRWPCSPRQPGTIPVRHRQMMAQLVRAEAGETPPEGVPWDVVTAGLAHRPHQPHHPHRDA; translated from the coding sequence ATGGCCGTAGTGTCTCTTGTGACCTCCCGTCCGGAATCCAGCGACCCGGCCGGGCCGCGTCATCATCCACTGGACGCGACACCGGTCGAAGTGCGAGCCGCGCTCGCCGCCGTGTCCATCGACGACGCCGAGCGGTTCGACGCGGAGTGGTCCCACGCCCTCGACGTCGCGCGGGACCGGCTCGACTTGACCGAGCTCGACGACGTGCTCCAGCGGTGGCCATGTTCGCCGCGTCAGCCCGGAACAATCCCCGTACGGCACCGGCAGATGATGGCCCAGCTCGTCCGCGCCGAGGCCGGGGAGACACCGCCTGAGGGCGTGCCGTGGGACGTCGTCACCGCAGGCCTCGCCCACCGCCCTCACCAACCACACCACCCGCACCGGGACGCCTGA
- a CDS encoding VOC family protein: MDMLKGDQIAGANLTEWRKLAQGLHAHYLVKDFGTGARFVAAVGEAGDRLGHYPRVSIGNGYVDIELVTDDAIYRDDEGTEYVVEWGTMQDVDLARRITEIAADRELDADPASVSEIELGLDTARSATVAPVWAALLTGSAESQGRGSPGDEIRDATVRVPNLWFDDPGEPEATGQRLHVEVYVAPEVAEQRIAAVLAAGGTVVDDSDAPGLTVIADQDGNRGVLCVDISAAAKD, translated from the coding sequence ATGGACATGCTGAAGGGCGACCAGATCGCCGGGGCCAACCTGACCGAGTGGCGCAAGCTGGCCCAGGGACTGCACGCCCACTACCTGGTCAAGGACTTCGGCACGGGCGCACGGTTCGTTGCCGCGGTTGGCGAGGCGGGCGACCGGCTCGGCCACTACCCGCGCGTGTCGATCGGCAACGGCTACGTTGACATCGAGCTGGTCACCGACGACGCCATCTACCGCGACGACGAGGGCACCGAGTACGTCGTCGAGTGGGGGACCATGCAGGACGTCGATCTCGCGCGACGGATCACCGAGATCGCCGCCGACCGCGAACTGGATGCCGACCCGGCCTCGGTCAGCGAGATCGAGCTCGGCCTCGACACGGCCCGTTCCGCCACCGTTGCTCCGGTGTGGGCAGCCTTGCTGACAGGGAGCGCCGAGTCCCAGGGCCGCGGGTCACCCGGCGACGAGATCCGGGACGCGACGGTGCGAGTGCCGAACTTGTGGTTCGACGACCCCGGCGAGCCCGAGGCCACGGGCCAGCGACTCCATGTCGAGGTCTACGTCGCGCCTGAGGTGGCCGAGCAACGCATCGCCGCCGTTCTCGCCGCCGGCGGGACCGTCGTCGACGACAGCGATGCGCCCGGGCTCACCGTGATTGCGGACCAGGACGGCAACAGAGGAGTCCTCTGCGTCGACATTTCCGCTGCAGCGAAGGATTGA
- a CDS encoding DUF6225 family protein, which translates to MNAAAALKGVPDDLPLEVSVAEEPGGDTVGTQIVTGAGFGISQWGDERGEQVDRTLTIECEYPTGRYYRRRRDEGRP; encoded by the coding sequence GTGAACGCCGCGGCCGCACTCAAAGGCGTTCCCGACGACCTGCCGCTCGAGGTCTCGGTCGCGGAGGAACCCGGCGGCGACACCGTCGGTACCCAGATCGTGACCGGTGCTGGCTTCGGTATCTCCCAGTGGGGCGACGAACGCGGCGAACAAGTCGACCGCACTCTCACCATCGAATGCGAGTACCCCACCGGACGGTACTACCGCCGCAGACGCGACGAGGGACGACCATGA
- a CDS encoding DUF899 family protein produces the protein MAQDTSEDIMTTPTNDQTSALPGRPPVVDLATWQAARSALLVREKAHTRAGDAIAAARRRLPMVQLDGTAEVVGADGPVPFLELFQGREELVVYHSMWFDGAPPQGQCEGCTFNVWQMKDTVYLNARGVSFAVLTSGRWEEVAPYVEFMGYTQPWYSVRGVEASVAADEGHIICYLRDGDRVFLTYSTTARGNEPADGSVGLLDMTPYGRREAWEDNPDGWPEGHNACWYWRSDADGNSEWGPTSRPVPQWTRPGATPVETLGRHGHDH, from the coding sequence GTGGCCCAAGACACCTCGGAGGACATCATGACCACGCCGACGAACGATCAGACGTCCGCGCTGCCAGGTCGTCCGCCGGTGGTCGACCTGGCCACCTGGCAGGCCGCCCGGTCCGCACTTTTGGTCCGCGAGAAGGCACACACCCGCGCGGGCGATGCGATTGCCGCGGCCCGGCGGCGGCTGCCGATGGTGCAACTCGATGGGACGGCCGAGGTCGTCGGAGCTGATGGCCCGGTCCCATTCCTGGAACTGTTCCAGGGCCGCGAGGAACTCGTCGTCTACCACTCCATGTGGTTCGACGGCGCGCCGCCTCAGGGGCAGTGCGAGGGGTGCACGTTCAACGTGTGGCAGATGAAGGACACCGTCTACCTGAACGCTCGGGGTGTTTCGTTCGCCGTCTTGACCTCGGGCCGGTGGGAGGAGGTGGCGCCCTACGTGGAGTTCATGGGCTATACCCAGCCCTGGTACTCGGTGCGGGGCGTGGAAGCGTCCGTCGCCGCGGACGAGGGGCACATCATCTGCTACCTGCGTGACGGCGACCGCGTGTTCCTCACCTACTCCACCACCGCCCGGGGCAACGAGCCCGCCGACGGCTCGGTCGGGCTGCTCGACATGACGCCTTACGGCCGCCGCGAGGCCTGGGAGGACAACCCCGACGGCTGGCCCGAGGGCCACAACGCGTGCTGGTACTGGCGCTCGGACGCGGACGGCAACTCCGAGTGGGGCCCGACCAGCCGGCCCGTGCCCCAGTGGACTCGTCCTGGCGCGACCCCGGTGGAGACCCTCGGTCGACACGGCCACGACCACTGA
- a CDS encoding SgcJ/EcaC family oxidoreductase: MSDPASLGDLEQVHAEILSAWNRQDAEAYARQFTQDAIVVGFDGSEMHGRNEIADALAGIFADHQVASYVRIVRDVRPIGTNSALLHATVGMVPPGGGDLVPDQNAVQLLVGVRHDGTWLAASLQNTPAALHGRPEAVDAMTEELRAAREH; the protein is encoded by the coding sequence GTGAGCGATCCTGCTTCTCTGGGCGATCTTGAGCAGGTGCATGCCGAGATCCTGTCGGCATGGAACCGCCAGGATGCCGAAGCATATGCACGTCAATTCACGCAGGACGCGATTGTCGTGGGCTTCGACGGCAGCGAGATGCACGGCCGCAACGAGATCGCCGACGCCCTCGCCGGCATCTTTGCGGACCATCAGGTCGCCAGCTATGTGCGCATCGTTCGTGACGTGCGGCCGATCGGCACGAACTCGGCTCTGCTGCACGCTACCGTGGGAATGGTCCCGCCCGGCGGCGGTGACCTGGTGCCCGACCAGAATGCAGTCCAGTTGCTCGTCGGTGTGCGCCACGATGGCACCTGGTTGGCGGCGTCTTTACAGAACACGCCAGCAGCACTGCATGGTCGGCCTGAAGCGGTCGACGCGATGACCGAGGAGCTCCGGGCCGCGCGCGAGCACTAG
- a CDS encoding LysR family transcriptional regulator, giving the protein MDFDLSQIRALVVAAEELHFGRAAERLCISQQGLSKRIKRLEQLLGEPLFDRRHNVVELTLTGRRFLPKARRLLAIADETAAELWPQTRPLRIDVWGQVHAPLRIVGRLAAQTPHLLPELSMRRSLSASLGALERDEVDVAFGRPYDLLRPVPAGLIVQPTYLEPMAVAMSSRHPYAGTEVLSPDDLRAVGLWWPLENSPGEVAGFLREFGSHFEIPTSTEGLNLGVDHLLDDLRGNPNSLSLAGRECLWLPWEASRSWISSPFPGSCGGPCVVGSRRTSSSPNSSGSSRRRPVGKAGWISTPRPTGSPPPTAQTSSAGLQPPIDDRAPGGRPHFRTRGVPESLSATPERRDRAAGLWTRRLRRTYRTSH; this is encoded by the coding sequence GTGGACTTCGACCTTTCCCAGATCAGAGCGTTAGTGGTCGCTGCGGAGGAACTTCATTTCGGGCGTGCAGCCGAACGGCTCTGCATCAGCCAGCAGGGCTTGTCCAAGCGGATTAAGCGTTTGGAGCAACTGCTGGGCGAGCCGCTCTTCGACCGGCGGCATAACGTGGTGGAGCTGACACTGACCGGTCGGAGGTTCTTGCCGAAGGCACGCCGGCTGCTCGCCATCGCCGACGAGACGGCAGCAGAGCTGTGGCCGCAGACGCGGCCACTGCGCATCGACGTGTGGGGTCAAGTGCATGCGCCGTTACGAATCGTGGGCCGTCTTGCTGCCCAGACTCCCCATCTTCTCCCCGAGCTGAGTATGCGTCGCAGTCTGTCGGCATCGCTGGGCGCGCTGGAACGCGACGAGGTCGACGTCGCCTTCGGTCGTCCGTACGATCTCCTCCGTCCAGTCCCGGCTGGACTCATCGTCCAGCCGACCTATCTGGAACCGATGGCCGTGGCGATGTCGAGCCGGCATCCCTACGCGGGCACCGAGGTTCTGAGCCCCGACGATCTGCGTGCCGTTGGATTGTGGTGGCCACTCGAAAACAGCCCGGGCGAGGTTGCGGGCTTTCTTCGTGAGTTCGGGTCGCACTTTGAGATTCCCACGTCAACTGAGGGTCTCAACCTTGGCGTCGATCACCTCCTCGACGATCTCCGCGGGAATCCGAACAGCCTCTCCCTCGCCGGCCGCGAGTGCCTCTGGCTGCCATGGGAGGCGTCACGATCGTGGATCTCCAGCCCGTTCCCCGGTTCCTGTGGTGGGCCCTGCGTCGTAGGGTCGCGCCGCACAAGCAGCTCGCCCAATTCTTCGGGCTCCTCGCGGAGACGACCCGTCGGGAAGGCTGGTTGGATTTCGACCCCCAGACCGACTGGCTCCCCGCCGCCGACCGCACAGACCTCCTCGGCTGGACTGCAGCCGCCGATAGACGATAGGGCTCCAGGAGGCCGCCCGCACTTCCGTACCCGAGGCGTACCCGAGTCCTTGTCCGCAACTCCAGAACGTCGAGATAGAGCCGCGGGCCTCTGGACACGGCGGCTCCGTCGAACGTACCGGACGAGTCACTGA
- a CDS encoding DDE-type integrase/transposase/recombinase has product MVQRLAVARQVAVRYRAAGRADKSRILDELCATTGWHRDHARKVLRVALRVALRPKRVRRRRRVGTLKSAMPPPGQVYGPEVVAALERCWAVLGGPCGKRLAPFLPELVDRLRQVGELQIPQQTADLLVAMSAATIDRRLAKARARLPHKGRSGTKFGSLLKAQIPVRMWSQWDDDRPGFVEVDLVGHEGGNSRGEFCQTLTVTDIASGWTETRAVRNKAAVRVRDALDDIAAGLPFPLLGIDSDNGSEFINHHLLGWCTDNKITFTRSREAHKNDNAHVEQKNWSVVRQTVGYLRFDTDAETELLNRLYQPLRLMINFFTPQQKLQSKTRHGAKVIKKHNTAKTPFQRLLASAHIDQTVKNNLTGWYDQLNPAQLRRDIATLQQHLLDMSTAKGHPNRVPALHPPRRPSRAKTHEATTPSSRAS; this is encoded by the coding sequence ATGGTTCAGCGGTTGGCGGTGGCTCGGCAGGTCGCGGTGCGGTATCGGGCGGCGGGTCGGGCGGACAAGTCGCGGATTTTGGATGAGTTGTGCGCGACGACGGGGTGGCATCGTGATCATGCGCGGAAGGTGTTGCGGGTCGCGTTGCGGGTCGCGTTGCGGCCCAAGCGGGTGCGCAGGCGGCGGCGGGTCGGGACGTTGAAGTCGGCGATGCCGCCGCCGGGGCAGGTGTATGGGCCGGAGGTGGTCGCGGCGTTGGAGAGGTGTTGGGCGGTGCTGGGTGGGCCGTGTGGGAAGCGGCTGGCGCCGTTCTTGCCGGAGTTGGTGGACCGGCTCCGGCAGGTGGGTGAGCTGCAGATTCCGCAGCAGACGGCGGATCTGCTGGTGGCCATGTCGGCGGCCACGATCGATCGGCGGTTGGCTAAGGCGCGGGCTCGGCTGCCGCACAAGGGCCGGTCCGGCACCAAGTTCGGGTCGTTGTTGAAGGCGCAGATCCCGGTGCGGATGTGGTCGCAGTGGGACGACGACCGGCCCGGGTTCGTCGAGGTCGATCTGGTCGGCCACGAGGGCGGCAACTCCCGCGGGGAGTTCTGCCAGACCCTGACCGTGACCGACATCGCTTCGGGCTGGACCGAGACCCGCGCGGTCCGGAACAAGGCCGCGGTCCGGGTCCGGGACGCGTTGGACGACATCGCCGCCGGGTTGCCGTTCCCGCTGCTGGGCATCGACTCCGACAACGGGTCGGAGTTCATCAACCACCACCTGCTGGGCTGGTGCACCGACAACAAGATCACCTTCACCCGGTCCCGGGAAGCCCACAAGAACGACAACGCCCATGTGGAGCAGAAGAACTGGTCGGTGGTGCGGCAGACGGTGGGGTATCTGCGGTTCGACACCGACGCCGAGACCGAGCTGTTGAACCGGCTCTACCAACCACTCCGGTTGATGATCAACTTCTTCACCCCGCAACAGAAACTGCAGTCCAAGACCCGCCACGGCGCGAAAGTGATCAAGAAGCACAACACCGCGAAGACCCCGTTCCAGCGGCTGCTCGCCTCGGCGCACATCGACCAGACAGTCAAGAACAACCTCACCGGCTGGTACGACCAGCTCAACCCCGCCCAACTCCGCCGCGACATCGCCACCCTGCAACAACACCTGCTCGACATGTCCACCGCGAAAGGACACCCCAACCGCGTCCCCGCACTCCACCCACCCCGACGCCCTTCCCGGGCAAAAACACATGAGGCAACGACACCGTCTTCCCGGGCATCTTGA
- a CDS encoding transposase family protein codes for MAAISREIARLCMARGLPVPSRGAGLRRVAQLDPVRATMAREGHDAARSLRPARGDVPVVSELLEQVQVDHTPIDVIVVDDRHRLPTGRPYVTVAIDVASRCVVGLVVTLEAPSATSVGLCLARAGMDKRPWLEQLGVDAVWPMSGKPRELFVDNGAEFHSEALRRGCDQHGIGLRYRPPGRPHYGGIVERVIGTMMGLVHELPGTTFSSVAERGGYDSDGRAVMTLTELNAWLVLAVACYHGQVHDWFCRTPAGVWAELAAMTDQAPVTVANETAFLVDFLPVVRRSLTRTGFLVDHVHYSCDALRPWIARRGQLDKFVLRRDPRDISRIWALEPDGTAYAQVPYRTQSRPAISVWEQRAAVTRLREQGRDDVDEQALFAMVDQMRRITDTAAATSRKARRAQVRRDEAGHQALGSDTTAPLPPTGARDADSEAPPAAVFEVIEQW; via the coding sequence GTGGCGGCAATTTCCCGCGAGATCGCCCGGCTGTGCATGGCCCGCGGGTTGCCGGTGCCGTCACGGGGTGCGGGACTGCGCCGGGTGGCTCAGCTGGATCCTGTCCGGGCGACGATGGCCCGCGAGGGACACGACGCGGCCCGGTCGTTGCGGCCAGCTCGTGGCGACGTGCCGGTAGTCAGCGAGCTGCTGGAGCAGGTGCAGGTCGATCACACGCCGATCGACGTGATCGTGGTCGATGACCGGCATCGGTTGCCGACCGGGCGTCCTTATGTGACGGTCGCGATCGACGTGGCGTCGCGGTGCGTGGTCGGCCTGGTGGTGACGTTGGAGGCTCCGTCGGCGACGTCGGTCGGGTTGTGCCTGGCCCGGGCCGGAATGGATAAGCGTCCGTGGCTGGAGCAGCTGGGCGTGGATGCGGTGTGGCCGATGAGCGGGAAGCCGCGCGAGTTGTTCGTGGACAACGGCGCGGAGTTCCACAGCGAGGCGCTGCGTCGCGGGTGTGATCAGCACGGGATCGGGCTGCGGTACCGGCCCCCGGGCCGGCCGCATTACGGCGGAATTGTGGAGCGGGTGATCGGCACGATGATGGGCCTGGTCCACGAGCTGCCGGGTACGACGTTCTCGAGCGTTGCCGAGCGGGGCGGGTATGACAGCGACGGCCGGGCGGTGATGACGCTGACCGAGTTGAACGCGTGGCTGGTGCTGGCGGTGGCTTGTTACCACGGGCAGGTCCACGATTGGTTTTGTCGGACTCCGGCGGGGGTATGGGCCGAGCTGGCGGCGATGACGGACCAGGCACCGGTGACGGTCGCGAACGAGACCGCGTTCCTGGTCGACTTCCTGCCCGTCGTACGCCGGTCGCTGACCCGAACCGGGTTCCTGGTCGACCACGTGCACTACTCCTGCGACGCACTCCGACCGTGGATCGCCCGGCGCGGGCAGCTGGACAAGTTCGTGCTGCGCCGCGACCCGCGCGACATCTCCCGGATCTGGGCTCTCGAACCGGACGGTACGGCGTACGCGCAGGTGCCCTACCGGACCCAGTCGCGGCCGGCGATCAGCGTCTGGGAGCAGCGCGCGGCCGTGACTCGGCTGCGCGAGCAGGGCCGCGACGACGTTGACGAGCAGGCGCTGTTCGCGATGGTCGATCAGATGCGCCGCATCACCGACACCGCCGCAGCTACCAGCCGCAAGGCGCGCCGCGCCCAGGTCCGCCGCGACGAAGCGGGTCACCAGGCGCTTGGCAGCGATACGACTGCCCCGCTGCCGCCCACTGGTGCGCGCGACGCGGACAGTGAGGCGCCGCCGGCGGCCGTGTTCGAGGTGATCGAGCAGTGGTGA
- a CDS encoding SDR family NAD(P)-dependent oxidoreductase — protein sequence MSKVWFVTGSSRGLGRALAEVALEAGDRVAATARNPERLRDLLDKYGDAVLALRLDVTDYAAAAHVVAQAAETFGRIDVVVNNAGYGDLGSFEDTTIASFRAQIDTDFYGVVNVSKAAVPLLREQGSGHIFQVASLIVRLSGAGLTAYQAAKCAVAGFSVGLAQEIAPFGVKVTVLEPGAMRTDWGGSSMTVPQPSALYQPTIGAFAEALRAFSGHEPGDTRRVAQVVRDLAGRDDAPVRLLLGTDAVPLAQQAAQELAASDEAWREVSLSVSYETPLTADAPNDPGTSNNV from the coding sequence ATGTCCAAGGTGTGGTTCGTGACGGGAAGTTCGCGCGGTCTAGGTCGCGCGCTCGCCGAGGTCGCGCTCGAAGCGGGTGATCGCGTGGCGGCGACGGCGCGTAACCCTGAGCGGTTGCGGGACCTCCTCGACAAGTACGGCGACGCGGTGCTTGCCCTGCGGCTGGACGTGACCGACTACGCCGCGGCTGCGCACGTGGTTGCTCAGGCCGCGGAGACGTTCGGGCGCATCGATGTCGTCGTCAACAACGCCGGATATGGTGACCTGGGATCGTTTGAGGACACGACGATCGCCTCGTTCCGGGCGCAGATCGATACCGACTTCTACGGTGTCGTGAACGTTTCGAAGGCGGCCGTGCCGCTCCTGCGCGAGCAGGGCAGTGGTCACATTTTCCAGGTCGCCTCGCTCATTGTCCGCTTGTCCGGCGCGGGTCTGACCGCCTATCAGGCGGCGAAATGTGCCGTCGCCGGCTTCTCTGTCGGTCTCGCCCAGGAGATCGCGCCGTTCGGGGTGAAGGTCACCGTTCTTGAGCCGGGCGCCATGCGCACCGACTGGGGTGGCTCGTCGATGACGGTCCCGCAGCCAAGCGCGCTGTACCAGCCGACGATCGGAGCGTTCGCCGAGGCGCTGCGCGCCTTCTCTGGTCACGAGCCGGGGGACACGCGTCGTGTCGCGCAAGTCGTGCGAGACCTCGCCGGCCGGGACGACGCACCCGTGCGTCTGCTGCTCGGCACCGATGCTGTGCCGCTGGCGCAGCAGGCGGCACAGGAACTCGCCGCCAGCGACGAGGCCTGGCGAGAAGTCAGTCTGAGCGTCTCCTACGAGACGCCTCTGACTGCCGATGCCCCGAACGACCCCGGCACCAGCAACAACGTGTAG
- a CDS encoding putative toxin-antitoxin system toxin component, PIN family has translation MDPNVWISALINPRGVPAQVVQLVMAGDIVPLVTAELLNELGGVLQRPKFRRWIKLEDAVAFVDALRLHSETVETAPPTQTTRDPKDVYLVAMSEASGAQIITGDADLLDAELQPPAVTPQQFLATWNG, from the coding sequence ATCGATCCCAACGTCTGGATTTCGGCTCTGATCAACCCCCGTGGTGTGCCCGCCCAGGTGGTCCAGCTCGTCATGGCCGGTGACATCGTGCCCCTGGTCACGGCCGAGCTGCTCAACGAGCTCGGCGGCGTTCTCCAGCGACCCAAGTTCCGCCGCTGGATCAAGCTCGAAGACGCCGTCGCGTTCGTCGACGCCCTCCGCCTTCACTCCGAAACCGTTGAGACCGCACCGCCGACGCAGACGACCCGCGACCCTAAAGACGTCTACCTCGTCGCGATGTCCGAGGCCTCCGGTGCACAGATCATCACCGGCGACGCCGATCTCCTCGACGCTGAGCTACAGCCGCCGGCGGTAACACCCCAGCAGTTCCTGGCTACGTGGAACGGATGA
- a CDS encoding MOSC domain-containing protein, giving the protein MRVVSLRRYPVKSMAGEFLRAATFNHRGIEGDRWYAVEDPDGHFASGKNTRRFRRRDPIFSYGAVTSPSGDVVVTGPSGEWRVGDPALDAELSHEIGLDVRVTSEATIPHQDMGSVSLIGTATLEWCAERWGIRADPRRLRVNLVFSCEEPFIEESWAGRTLVCGGTQLRVVERVPRCRMIDIDQDGAKAEGKWLKPLAAERDMFLAMYADVATSGVIRLGDELAIS; this is encoded by the coding sequence ATGCGCGTCGTCTCACTCCGCCGCTATCCGGTTAAGTCGATGGCCGGTGAGTTCCTCAGGGCCGCGACGTTCAACCATCGAGGGATCGAGGGCGACCGGTGGTATGCCGTCGAGGATCCTGACGGCCACTTCGCGTCAGGAAAGAACACGAGGCGGTTTCGTCGACGTGACCCGATCTTCTCGTACGGCGCGGTAACGAGTCCATCAGGTGATGTCGTTGTTACCGGACCGTCCGGGGAGTGGAGGGTCGGTGACCCTGCCCTCGATGCGGAACTGAGCCACGAGATTGGCCTGGACGTCCGGGTCACATCTGAGGCAACGATTCCCCACCAAGACATGGGATCGGTTTCTTTGATCGGCACTGCGACCCTGGAGTGGTGCGCTGAACGGTGGGGAATTCGTGCGGATCCTCGGAGGCTACGGGTGAACCTTGTCTTCTCGTGCGAGGAACCGTTCATCGAGGAGAGTTGGGCCGGCCGAACTCTTGTGTGCGGTGGGACGCAACTTCGTGTGGTGGAACGCGTGCCACGTTGCCGGATGATTGACATCGACCAGGATGGGGCGAAGGCCGAGGGAAAGTGGCTCAAGCCTCTAGCTGCGGAACGCGACATGTTCTTGGCCATGTATGCCGATGTGGCCACGAGCGGAGTCATCCGACTGGGCGACGAGCTGGCGATTTCTTGA